In Candidatus Sodalis pierantonius str. SOPE, one DNA window encodes the following:
- the ubiA gene encoding 4-hydroxybenzoate octaprenyltransferase: protein MDHSLTQDKWQAWCRLMRIDKPIGSLLLLWPTLWALWLAGMAVPALGTLTVFVLGVFFMRAAGCVINDYADRKIDGHVKRTRARPLPSGAIGEKEAKLLFGALVGISFALVLTLNSMTIALSTVALALAWVYPFMKRYTHLPQLVLGAAFGWSIPMAFTAVSESLPLNCWLLFLANITWTVAYDTQYAMVDRDDDLRIGVKSTAILFGRFDKLIIGLLQLATLGLLGVIDWRVGLGGLYYLALAGAAALFLWQQKLIANRERQACFRAFLNNNLVGMLIFIGILLSLLPR, encoded by the coding sequence TTGGATCACAGTCTGACACAGGATAAATGGCAGGCATGGTGCCGATTGATGCGGATTGATAAGCCCATCGGTTCGCTGCTGTTGCTGTGGCCGACGCTTTGGGCCCTGTGGCTGGCGGGCATGGCCGTGCCCGCTTTGGGAACGTTGACAGTATTTGTTCTGGGTGTCTTCTTTATGCGCGCCGCCGGCTGCGTGATTAACGATTATGCCGACCGTAAAATAGACGGCCATGTCAAACGTACCCGCGCCCGCCCCTTGCCCAGCGGCGCAATCGGCGAAAAAGAGGCCAAACTCCTGTTTGGCGCGCTGGTGGGGATTTCGTTCGCGCTGGTGTTGACGTTGAACAGTATGACCATCGCGCTGTCAACGGTAGCGCTGGCGCTGGCGTGGGTTTATCCGTTCATGAAGCGATACACGCATTTGCCGCAGCTGGTGCTGGGCGCGGCGTTCGGCTGGTCGATTCCGATGGCGTTTACGGCTGTGAGTGAGTCCTTACCTCTAAATTGCTGGCTCCTGTTTCTAGCGAATATCACCTGGACGGTGGCTTACGATACCCAATATGCCATGGTGGACCGGGACGACGATCTGCGTATCGGCGTCAAATCCACTGCCATCCTATTTGGTCGCTTCGATAAACTGATCATCGGGTTGCTGCAACTGGCGACGCTGGGGTTGCTCGGCGTTATCGACTGGCGGGTCGGGCTCGGCGGGCTCTACTATTTGGCCCTGGCGGGCGCCGCGGCATTGTTTCTCTGGCAGCAAAAGCTTATCGCCAACCGCGAGCGACAGGCCTGCTTTCGGGCGTTTCTGAATAATAACCTTGTTGGCATGCTGATTTTTATCGGCATTTTGCTGAGTTTATTACCGCGTTAA
- a CDS encoding chorismate lyase: protein MRYLTVFSGWTRRLERYCGQIRVRRFREGFVPACIEPGEAALLPDCGRFWLREVVLYGYDKPWLTARTLVPAATKAGPAQHVLSLGDVPLGQWLFRHRPPARDIMQFGRVGDLWARRARLLPDGQPLLLTEEFLPDCPLYARGGGAPE from the coding sequence TTGCGCTACTTGACGGTATTCAGTGGCTGGACGCGCCGTCTTGAACGCTACTGCGGGCAAATCCGCGTACGGCGCTTTCGTGAAGGGTTTGTCCCCGCCTGCATCGAACCGGGCGAGGCGGCGTTACTGCCGGACTGCGGGCGGTTCTGGCTGCGGGAAGTGGTGCTTTATGGTTATGACAAGCCCTGGCTGACCGCGCGCACTCTGGTTCCCGCCGCGACAAAGGCAGGGCCGGCGCAGCACGTGCTGAGCCTTGGCGATGTGCCGCTCGGGCAATGGCTTTTTCGCCATCGGCCGCCGGCGCGCGATATTATGCAATTCGGCCGGGTGGGCGACCTATGGGCGCGGCGTGCTCGCCTGCTTCCCGACGGGCAACCGCTGCTGCTGACAGAGGAGTTTCTACCCGATTGCCCGCTGTATGCTCGCGGCGGCGGTGCGCCAGAATAG
- a CDS encoding capsule biosynthesis GfcC family protein: MKKQLLIAVSLCAGFIASALADSRVAIHYPGQSQAVALQGAANLEQLTLRPELNGRTWWPGTVIAERSASGVQQQVQQQLLSRLSAFSAELRGDSDGELADSVERVRAQLAAMRVTGRQFVPLDPDWIRLHSEANRRLSGDYSVYTLSRPTSVLVVGVTTPAGPQPYQPGRDVVEYLQTHQRLSGAEKNVAWVIAPDGKTEEVPVAYWNHRHVEVAPGSIIYVGFSSWSPPRAYRDVNEQIISLLTHRIPD, from the coding sequence ATGAAAAAACAACTCTTAATCGCCGTGAGTTTATGTGCTGGTTTTATCGCGTCCGCCTTGGCCGACAGCCGGGTGGCGATTCATTATCCTGGGCAATCTCAAGCGGTGGCGTTACAAGGCGCCGCCAATCTGGAACAGCTTACGCTGCGCCCGGAGCTTAACGGACGCACCTGGTGGCCGGGCACCGTGATAGCGGAAAGGAGCGCCAGCGGGGTGCAGCAGCAGGTGCAGCAACAATTGCTGTCTCGATTAAGTGCCTTCAGTGCCGAACTGCGCGGGGATAGTGACGGCGAGTTGGCCGACTCCGTGGAGCGGGTGCGCGCGCAATTGGCCGCGATGCGGGTGACCGGACGGCAGTTTGTGCCGCTGGATCCTGACTGGATACGACTACATTCCGAAGCCAACCGCAGACTGAGCGGCGATTATAGCGTCTATACCTTATCCCGGCCCACCAGCGTATTGGTGGTCGGGGTCACGACGCCTGCCGGCCCGCAGCCCTATCAGCCCGGTCGCGATGTTGTGGAATATCTGCAAACCCACCAGCGTTTAAGCGGTGCGGAGAAAAACGTGGCTTGGGTCATTGCGCCGGATGGTAAAACGGAGGAAGTGCCCGTGGCTTACTGGAATCACCGTCATGTGGAAGTGGCACCGGGCAGCATCATCTATGTCGGGTTCTCTTCCTGGTCACCGCCCAGGGCCTACCGGGACGTAAATGAACAGATTATCTCCTTACTGACTCACCGGATCCCTGACTGA
- a CDS encoding YjbF family lipoprotein, translated as MRYFFLLVVCFLLAACCQSQKGIGDTFALAIFGTPDVEITPAQVRAIPYASMYAKVNDGSQIFVVLAYAEQGNLKWATRDQAMLVTRNGRLIKTLGLPDNLLEVTNLDTDPLIHPNRILNGTEWTSTRSWTEKGQLRAATFVSRFSLADNETLTILNVPRATRVLEEDVTIVELKTHYRNRYWVDARSGAVIKTEQSIGPDYFPIETTTLTPYKP; from the coding sequence GTGCGCTATTTCTTTTTGTTAGTAGTGTGCTTTCTGTTGGCCGCTTGCTGTCAGTCACAAAAGGGTATAGGTGATACGTTCGCATTGGCCATCTTTGGGACGCCTGACGTTGAGATAACGCCGGCGCAGGTGCGCGCGATCCCTTACGCCAGCATGTACGCCAAAGTGAACGACGGGTCACAAATCTTTGTGGTGTTGGCCTATGCCGAACAGGGTAATCTTAAATGGGCTACCCGCGATCAGGCTATGCTGGTTACGCGCAATGGCCGTCTTATCAAAACCCTGGGTCTGCCGGATAACCTGCTTGAAGTGACCAACCTCGACACCGATCCCCTTATCCATCCCAATCGTATCCTCAATGGTACCGAATGGACCTCTACCCGGTCGTGGACGGAGAAAGGCCAACTGCGGGCCGCGACGTTTGTCTCCCGGTTCAGCCTGGCGGATAACGAAACCCTGACGATACTCAATGTCCCCCGCGCAACCCGCGTGCTTGAGGAAGATGTCACCATTGTCGAGCTGAAAACGCACTATCGTAACCGTTACTGGGTCGATGCGCGATCCGGCGCCGTGATAAAAACGGAACAATCCATTGGCCCGGATTACTTCCCGATTGAAACCACCACTTTAACTCCCTATAAACCATGA